In Rhodococcus sp. SBT000017, a genomic segment contains:
- a CDS encoding helix-turn-helix domain-containing protein, whose product MAANTVTGGRVGDGLSIPDTATAIVAQLDTTHEEKGAPAMTSTTYNVVAELDVPYGEDAADSAIELVAEYAGAVARSDFGWTEVTFTIPATGLKQASTTALAILDTTPWGARSLRVLTTEDYDRMVDRMDAPMLTPAQAAEQLGISRQAVHKLITTQNLAARRVGARWLVPADAVAHRLETVQSR is encoded by the coding sequence ATGGCCGCCAACACGGTGACCGGTGGCCGTGTCGGGGATGGACTCAGCATCCCCGACACGGCCACCGCGATCGTCGCACAGCTCGACACCACCCACGAAGAGAAAGGGGCACCAGCGATGACCAGCACGACATACAACGTCGTAGCCGAGCTCGATGTGCCGTACGGAGAAGACGCTGCCGACAGCGCGATCGAGTTGGTGGCCGAATACGCCGGTGCAGTGGCTCGATCGGACTTCGGGTGGACCGAGGTCACCTTCACCATCCCCGCAACCGGCCTCAAGCAGGCGAGCACGACCGCGCTGGCCATCCTCGACACCACCCCGTGGGGGGCGCGCTCGTTGCGGGTACTGACCACCGAGGACTACGACCGCATGGTCGACCGCATGGACGCGCCCATGCTCACCCCGGCTCAGGCAGCCGAGCAGCTCGGGATCTCCCGCCAGGCCGTGCACAAGCTCATCACCACCCAGAACCTGGCGGCACGCCGCGTCGGCGCTCGATGGCTGGTGCCGGCGGACGCTGTGGCCCACCGCCTCGAGACTGTGCAGAGCCGATAG
- a CDS encoding LysR family transcriptional regulator ArgP, with protein MYNHDQLATLAAICDSGSFEGAATALHISSSAVSQRITALERASGAALLQRTRPVLPTRNGQALLRLARQIEVLTVDADAELRGGSTTTNTCAPLRFSLAINADSVSTWFQPVMKAIAVDRRILLDLHIEDQDHTDALLRQGAVMAAVTTSRTAAPGCTVEPLGAMVYWPACAPSLIRDADVDCCDPSRLPMLRFDKKDDLQHAYLRKIKAHREPPIHYLPSNREFLTAARLGLGWGVLPEGQIARDLADGTLVHLDPDHNVTIPLYWQRWHLPSETLDRITSWVRDAAHHALIETPVQPTPSRTTRVGG; from the coding sequence ATGTACAACCACGATCAGCTCGCCACTCTTGCCGCGATCTGCGATTCAGGGTCGTTCGAGGGGGCCGCAACGGCGTTGCACATCTCGTCTTCTGCAGTCAGCCAACGCATCACCGCGCTCGAACGAGCGTCGGGGGCCGCGTTGCTGCAGCGAACCAGGCCGGTACTGCCCACAAGAAACGGGCAAGCTCTGCTCCGACTCGCGCGGCAGATCGAAGTCCTCACTGTCGACGCCGACGCTGAGCTACGCGGCGGCTCCACGACAACGAATACTTGTGCACCACTTCGCTTTTCATTGGCTATCAATGCTGATTCGGTCTCGACGTGGTTCCAACCGGTGATGAAAGCGATCGCCGTCGACCGACGAATACTGCTGGACCTGCACATCGAAGATCAGGACCATACAGACGCTCTACTGCGTCAGGGCGCGGTCATGGCCGCCGTGACGACCTCACGCACCGCAGCACCTGGCTGTACTGTCGAACCGCTCGGAGCCATGGTCTATTGGCCCGCATGCGCACCGTCACTCATTCGCGACGCCGATGTTGACTGTTGCGATCCCAGTCGCCTCCCGATGCTGCGATTCGACAAAAAAGACGACCTGCAACACGCCTATCTGCGCAAGATCAAAGCGCACCGCGAGCCCCCGATCCACTACCTTCCATCGAACCGAGAATTCCTGACTGCAGCTCGACTGGGGCTCGGGTGGGGCGTGCTACCGGAGGGGCAAATAGCGCGCGACCTCGCCGACGGGACACTCGTTCACCTCGACCCCGACCACAACGTCACCATTCCCCTGTATTGGCAACGGTGGCACTTGCCATCCGAGACGCTCGACAGGATCACAAGCTGGGTACGCGATGCAGCCCATCACGCATTGATCGAGACACCCGTACAGCCCACGCCCTCGAGAACTACCCGAGTCGGGGGTTAG
- a CDS encoding LysE family translocator: MNNPVLAYLPVAIVFGIIPGPDVMLAVKHSLTGGVRHGVAVALGAATGSMAWGIAAAVGLASLLTSVPGAFDAVRIAGAAYLVYLGIESIWQRKGSFTDVDAATYSAHQPKWSRAFMTGFVADLLNPKMGAFYLAVLPQFIPRDGNVFVWSMLLMSIEFVVALICLSSYALLASSARRFLEKGRVGAWLERGLGVVLVGFGVRLAFE; the protein is encoded by the coding sequence GTGAACAACCCCGTTCTGGCCTATCTCCCTGTCGCTATCGTCTTCGGAATAATTCCAGGCCCTGACGTCATGCTGGCGGTCAAACACTCGCTGACCGGCGGTGTGCGTCACGGCGTCGCCGTCGCGTTGGGTGCGGCGACCGGGTCGATGGCGTGGGGCATCGCTGCGGCCGTGGGGCTGGCATCTTTGCTCACCAGCGTCCCCGGGGCATTCGACGCGGTACGTATCGCAGGTGCTGCCTACCTGGTGTACCTGGGAATCGAGAGCATCTGGCAGCGGAAGGGCAGCTTCACCGACGTCGATGCCGCGACTTACAGTGCGCACCAGCCGAAGTGGTCGCGGGCGTTCATGACCGGTTTCGTCGCAGACCTGCTGAACCCGAAAATGGGTGCGTTCTACCTGGCGGTGCTCCCTCAGTTCATTCCGCGCGACGGGAACGTCTTCGTGTGGTCCATGCTGCTCATGTCGATCGAGTTCGTGGTGGCGCTGATATGTCTGTCCTCGTACGCACTTCTCGCCTCGTCCGCTCGCCGGTTCCTGGAGAAGGGCCGCGTGGGGGCGTGGCTCGAGCGTGGACTGGGTGTTGTTCTGGTGGGCTTCGGCGTCCGGCTGGCCTTCGAGTAG
- a CDS encoding 3'-5' exonuclease: MMRATSDEIPCGASVDEVRTWAQEMITPGAAVIVDVETTDLDGAVIEVAVIDASSGDVLLDTLVDPGPVRIAPEAGAVHGISAIDLLRAPRWCDVAWQMCAAVSGRVILAYNADFDHGRITADCHRANVVCDMTDRGRWQCVMAARSVALGTRLRLAGGHRALSDARATRSVLLGLAEGRAAA, translated from the coding sequence ATGATGAGGGCTACTTCGGACGAGATCCCCTGCGGTGCGTCCGTAGACGAGGTGCGCACATGGGCGCAGGAGATGATTACTCCGGGTGCAGCGGTCATCGTCGACGTCGAAACCACCGATCTCGACGGGGCCGTGATCGAGGTCGCTGTCATCGACGCGTCCTCCGGTGATGTCCTGCTCGACACCCTTGTAGACCCAGGTCCGGTCCGAATAGCGCCCGAAGCGGGTGCTGTGCATGGCATTTCAGCGATCGACCTTCTTCGTGCCCCTCGGTGGTGTGATGTTGCCTGGCAGATGTGTGCGGCAGTGTCGGGGCGGGTGATCCTGGCCTACAATGCAGACTTCGACCATGGCCGCATCACCGCGGATTGCCACCGAGCGAACGTCGTATGCGACATGACCGATCGTGGCCGGTGGCAGTGTGTGATGGCTGCACGATCCGTGGCACTAGGAACGCGCCTCAGGCTCGCAGGCGGTCACCGAGCACTCTCGGACGCGCGCGCCACCCGTAGCGTCCTGCTCGGGCTCGCAGAGGGCCGCGCAGCCGCCTAG
- a CDS encoding RES family NAD+ phosphorylase, with protein MSAERATNHLSEPNPPAQLAGFPTHTYPAGTAFVRSHSSGRGPWYFTNNGAGRFDLAGTHGTCYVAEDEVITLLEKFGGMKAVPDYSIEGVSISSVSLAGDLVVADLTSNKGVAYGVTGEIFDTSNYPLTQRWAASLHAAGFAGVRYWARHELEHDHRAVAIFDSAGARADSATHGVNSTDALVDRTDLLERWQKETGVTILVVPPL; from the coding sequence GTGAGCGCCGAACGCGCCACGAACCACCTGTCCGAACCGAACCCTCCAGCGCAGCTGGCAGGATTCCCGACGCACACGTATCCGGCCGGCACCGCGTTCGTCCGTTCGCACAGCAGCGGTCGCGGTCCGTGGTATTTCACGAACAACGGTGCCGGCCGATTCGACCTGGCCGGCACCCACGGCACCTGCTACGTCGCCGAAGACGAAGTGATCACCTTGCTCGAGAAATTCGGTGGCATGAAAGCGGTGCCGGACTACTCGATCGAGGGGGTATCCATCTCATCGGTCTCGTTGGCAGGTGATCTCGTCGTTGCAGACCTGACCAGCAATAAGGGAGTGGCGTACGGGGTCACCGGTGAAATCTTCGACACCTCCAACTACCCCTTGACGCAGCGGTGGGCGGCATCGCTGCACGCGGCCGGCTTCGCAGGCGTGCGGTACTGGGCTCGACACGAACTCGAGCACGACCACCGCGCCGTGGCGATCTTCGACTCCGCTGGAGCCCGCGCCGATTCGGCCACTCACGGCGTGAACTCGACCGATGCGCTCGTCGACCGAACCGACCTGCTGGAGCGATGGCAGAAGGAAACCGGCGTCACGATCCTCGTCGTGCCACCCCTGTAG
- a CDS encoding AlpA family transcriptional regulator: MVSKNLLTTAQALALIEEVSGSTIKPDTFYSYSKRGQGPAPKEKVGRTVLWDKKEIEEWARNRPGRGTRTDLTRTRSGRQNERPNT, translated from the coding sequence ATGGTCAGCAAGAACCTGTTGACGACCGCCCAGGCTTTGGCCCTGATCGAAGAGGTATCGGGCTCAACGATCAAGCCGGACACTTTCTACAGCTACAGCAAGCGCGGCCAAGGGCCAGCCCCGAAAGAGAAGGTCGGGCGAACGGTGCTGTGGGACAAGAAAGAAATTGAGGAATGGGCGCGGAATCGACCGGGCCGCGGCACCAGAACCGATCTCACCCGCACACGATCCGGACGACAAAACGAGCGCCCCAACACCTAG
- the argH gene encoding argininosuccinate lyase: MSEKLWGGRFSTDITDDVLRYTETASVDSRMLEHDLWQNIAHVLMLGRAGINTEPDTKALLAGLLDMESSRADGGLQLDVRQEDVHLNTEFMLIERIGPVGGRMHTARSRNDQVQTDARMVTREWLLDASEELLMFAQDLLGCPESEREAVLPGYTHSQAAQPISVAFWKAAHAQALLRDASRLMDAWKRININPLGACALAGTTFALDRDYTSRLLGFDAPMVNALDATSTRDWTVEVAGAAASGAVNLSRMQEEIVTWSSNEYALAEVHDSFATGSSIMPQKKNPVVAELARGKSGRAVGALVQLLVMEKSVGLGYSCDLQEDKPVYWGALDTYLDTIRLCRRQNLHTAFDGARGRALCWDNFSTATEIANILVSRFDVPFRTAHRITGDLVNAALEAGHTLRNVAFTTTFLREEHDIDISEVDMKQICDPLHTLRSYISAGSTGPTRVAEQQEQGLADVTDRLSEIRQARTRLWEAKAECLRAARSVVGGVSVPEPAMEVGV; this comes from the coding sequence ATGAGCGAAAAGCTCTGGGGTGGAAGATTCTCCACCGATATCACCGACGATGTACTTCGCTACACGGAGACAGCATCGGTGGACAGCAGAATGCTCGAACACGACCTGTGGCAGAACATCGCTCATGTTCTGATGCTCGGTCGCGCGGGAATCAACACCGAACCCGACACCAAAGCGCTTCTCGCTGGGCTGCTCGACATGGAGAGCAGCCGAGCCGACGGTGGATTGCAGCTCGACGTCCGACAAGAAGATGTGCACCTCAACACCGAATTCATGCTCATCGAACGGATCGGACCCGTCGGCGGCCGCATGCACACCGCACGGTCCCGAAACGATCAGGTGCAGACCGACGCACGCATGGTCACCCGCGAGTGGCTGCTCGATGCCAGCGAAGAATTGCTCATGTTCGCGCAGGATCTGCTCGGGTGCCCCGAGTCGGAACGGGAAGCAGTTCTACCCGGCTACACGCATTCGCAGGCAGCGCAACCTATTTCGGTAGCATTTTGGAAGGCTGCGCACGCACAGGCCTTGCTGCGTGATGCCTCCCGCCTGATGGATGCCTGGAAGCGCATCAACATCAATCCGCTCGGCGCGTGTGCGCTCGCCGGAACTACATTCGCCCTGGACCGCGATTACACCTCCCGGCTTCTCGGGTTCGATGCACCGATGGTCAATGCGCTCGATGCGACCTCGACGAGGGACTGGACAGTCGAAGTAGCGGGCGCAGCTGCCAGCGGTGCTGTGAATCTGTCTCGCATGCAGGAAGAGATCGTCACCTGGAGCTCGAACGAATACGCTCTCGCCGAAGTGCACGATTCTTTCGCGACCGGTAGCTCGATCATGCCGCAGAAGAAGAATCCGGTGGTTGCAGAACTGGCGCGAGGGAAGTCCGGTCGCGCGGTGGGTGCGCTGGTGCAACTGCTGGTGATGGAGAAGTCGGTCGGTCTCGGGTACAGCTGCGACCTGCAGGAGGACAAACCGGTTTACTGGGGTGCCCTCGATACGTACCTCGACACCATTCGCCTGTGCCGACGCCAGAACCTCCACACCGCGTTCGACGGTGCTCGCGGCAGAGCCCTGTGCTGGGACAACTTCTCGACCGCGACAGAGATCGCCAACATCTTGGTCTCTCGGTTCGACGTTCCTTTCCGCACAGCCCACCGCATCACCGGTGACCTCGTCAACGCCGCCCTTGAAGCCGGTCACACCCTGCGCAACGTCGCGTTCACCACCACTTTCCTCCGCGAGGAACACGACATCGACATCAGTGAGGTCGACATGAAGCAGATATGCGATCCCCTCCACACACTGCGCAGCTACATCTCTGCCGGATCCACCGGACCGACGCGGGTCGCCGAACAGCAGGAGCAGGGCCTGGCCGACGTGACCGACAGACTCTCCGAAATCCGGCAAGCCAGAACCCGCCTCTGG